The segment GTTTCACGTACTGGTCGAGGGTCTCCGCGGTGATGGTGGGTATGGGAATAATCACCTTCTTCTGAACCGGCTTGCCCTGTAGGGCATCCAGTGCGACCTCGAGGGCTTTGGCGCTGCACCAGGTGGGCATGCTCGTGGCTATTGAATCGAATTTGGGATATTTCCCGGAATCCCTTATCTCCTTCCATACCTTCAGGAAACCGTTTCCATCTTCGCCCGTGACAGGAGGGGGCTCCATCCCCCTCTCCAGATAGGCTTCGATTACGGCCTCGGACATGGCGCCTCCCTGAGACCAGATCCCGTCGATCTTCGGATAGGCTGCCAGCAGGGATTCCATGGCCCTCTTGGCCTTGGCGTAATCCCAATCGGCATAAACCACCTGGACTATCTTGATGCCCGGATATTGATCGAAAATACTCTTTGCCCCCTCGAACCTTTCAGCGGAAATGGCTGTCCCCTTGATGCCGTTGAAAGCGATGATTTTGCCCTTTCCGCCGAGTGCCTTCACCAACCATCTGCCCTGAACGCGGCCGAACTCCTTCTGATCGACAATCACGTGGGCCGTAATGTTATCCGTGTATACCAGATTGTCGAAATCGACGGTGACGATTCCTGCAGCCATTGCTTTGTGCACCACAGGAACCAGGGCCTTTGGTGAGGCAGCCGTTATGAGGATTGCGTCCACTCCTTTGGCGATCAGGTCTTCAATGTCAGAGATCTGCTTGGAAATGTCACCCTCGGCCTCGGTCACGATCAAGGCTTTTACGAGTTCCTTTTTCTGAGAGGCAGCGTATTTTGCCTCTTCCACCATCTGAACGCGCCAGGAGTTTCCG is part of the Deltaproteobacteria bacterium genome and harbors:
- a CDS encoding ABC transporter substrate-binding protein, whose translation is MGKRIFVVSVVLFLVVGLVIAGVPNAEAKKKGPFVIGLSNFSLGNSWRVQMVEEAKYAASQKKELVKALIVTEAEGDISKQISDIEDLIAKGVDAILITAASPKALVPVVHKAMAAGIVTVDFDNLVYTDNITAHVIVDQKEFGRVQGRWLVKALGGKGKIIAFNGIKGTAISAERFEGAKSIFDQYPGIKIVQVVYADWDYAKAKRAMESLLAAYPKIDGIWSQGGAMSEAVIEAYLERGMEPPPVTGEDGNGFLKVWKEIRDSGKYPKFDSIATSMPTWCSAKALEVALDALQGKPVQKKVIIPIPTITAETLDQYVKPDLPDSYWCNSKLPAEIVKKMFKR